The Nicotiana tabacum cultivar K326 chromosome 1, ASM71507v2, whole genome shotgun sequence genome segment tgcagattcaggtatttcagaACCCGATAGCGGGTATTGATTGCTCAGatgcggagtcatcagagttagcaaggtggttgtACGATGTTCGCAGCACTGTTTCTTCATCTCATTTCCATTTATGTACTTAGTACACTTGacttttttgttgtattcagaccttggtagatgctcatgactagtgacacccccgATGTCGGGCATGTGTAATTATTCCGCATTGTTCTTTTAAATGATCATTATGAGATTAatggtttataaatggtataaaaccCACTTTTAAATGAAAGAATGGTTGATTTGAGAATTGTGtcggatggccttgtcttcatgaaaggcgccatcacgactgggtccggTTTGGGATCGTGACAGCGTAGTTTCCTAGAGATATCGTACTCTGTTAGTACTACACTTATATTTTGTTCAGgatatttagtccagtaggtgtcttgactgctcctcgtcactactccactgaggttagtcttgatacttactaggtaccattgtggtgtacttatactacgcttctgcacaatatttgtgcagatccaggtatttcggaATCAGTCGATCATTTGCTAGTTGTACAgatcttgctgtggagactcaaggcaggcttcagagtcacttTTGATTTTGTATTAGATTGTTTATCCTTATttcgaaacagttgtatttagaggttctaggaaactctgtagagcttatgacgtgtactaccggttttgggattgtaaattTGTATAGAGACTTCAAATTTGAAATTGTTAGATGTTagttatatattgttgttatttcagTTAAATGTtcagcttacctagtccctaggtgccatcatgatacccAATGGAAGGAAATTTAGGTTGTGACACAGTGatatgttctggccaatcaaatgcggccttgtcacatttcaatttgattggtcgaaaagagtttgttcttatgaTAACGTGTCCCTCTCACaattataaataggggtcttcataacccaaaaaagacaccagaagttatagcaagaagcaagagagagctcgtggatcagaCACTGCAGATTTCTTTAAAAGCTACAAGCATTTAagtgttctaaggattaaaagatcAAGACAAAAATCCAAGAACAAGCTGCAAGCCCTTGGATTAAAAATACGAAGATCATGCCTCAAgcacttggattaaaataaaataaaattcaaaatttagctCGAAGGCTCTTTTATTAACTGTTGAAAAGTAGAATTAGAagaatcatagagattgtaacgctcaaattatttaaaataaaatacttcgATAGTTGCAATATTTTTTGGTCTCGATTATTTTTATCGACGCAAATAAACGACACCTTTAAGTTGTACCCAACGATCAGCTGGACACCTTAATTGAGCTTATTTTCAGCTAGACACTTCATTTATTCACAAAAAAAGATCAACTAAGCACCTGACACTGTTAACCCCCATCACGTGAAATGCGCTCTCTAACACGCGAGTTGCCTACCTAAAATTAGGtttatcattttcttttcctaaaaacAATGTGGACCCACCCTAAATAACCTTCTTCTTCAAGTCTTTTCCACCCACCTCCAACTCAAACCACCATTATTACACACCAACGAAAATATACAAAATCCTCACATTAAACTACCTTTTTTATACTACCAATCAAGAAAATTACAAATCGAGCAGGACCTTCGGCTCTGCCGTTAGATCTCGACCTAGGaaaattttccaatctttttCACCcactttctttcttcctttaatCGAAGCAAATGTGGAAGGACATGTAATTTCTGTTGCTGGTGGATAACAGAGAGGAGAAGGAGCGTGCTTAAGAATTTCACAATATTCTCATCTACTTGAATTTCAAACTGAAAAATCATAGAAAATCCTCTATGTAAAAGACCATAAAATATTGAAGATGGTGGGAATATTCATTTCCGCACTCGCACATGGATGGCTCTTTCTTCCTCCATTGTTGCACTTCAAAGCACAATAAAAGAATTTAAGATGATAAAAAGAGATATTAGTCGGTGACTAGGGAGGAGATACGGTGGAGCTTGAGCGGCGCTTAAGATTCTTGACTGAAATTAAGAAATTTCATTAGTGTTTGGTGGAGAAACGTTGATGTAGCGGCGTAGATTACAGTGGATAGGGAGAGTGACTCAAGGTGGTTTCATGGTGGTTTTGGGATAGCCCCGTTGGCGAAGATCCAGCCAGCggctattggaaagaagaaggtttgattttttttaataagaaTATTTGTTTCTAAAAATCCACATGTCATTTAATGATTGGTATGTTTGTCACGTCATCCGTGATTGCACCTCACGCATGATGTTTATTGGACTCGAGTGTTTAAAGACACACTTTTGTGAATGAATGGAATGTCTAGCTGAAAATGGGCTCAGTTAAGGTGTCCAACTGATCGTTTGGGAAAACTTAAAGGGGTCGTTTATATATTTCGccttttagaagtttttcttttttttcggaattttttttcactttttggcGAACTTAGTGTTTGgccatgaaaatttcaaatttcacttCGAGTTGAATTTCAGAAATTtcgaaatttgaaaaactccaaaaagctatatttcaaaatttccacttcaaaGCACTCTCAAAAATTCAGAAATAGCTCCAAATTGTtttcatatccaaacacaacCCTAATTTTCAACTTGAATTTTTCCCCTCTTTTTTATGTAATTTCACaaatcttatgtccaaacgcccacttaaagTTGAAAGTTGAAGAATGAACTGAGAAGGCGCTTATGTCATTAAAACCATATGGTAACATGTTTGTTGTACAATTTCTTTTAAGCCGTTAATTACCAAAAACATGGATCTACTTGAAAGTATTGATATACATAAACTTCCAACTGCTAAAGAAAAACATATAAAGATGAGAGAATGAAATTACAATGTACAAATAAGCAATATATAGACATAGTTTATTTGAGTTTTATTCTGTTAGAATATTAAGACAGCGAAAGAACAAAGCAGAGTTTACATTTTGAAGTGCAAAGCTGCAAGATTGCTCAACTGAAATCTATTTTGATCATGTCTCTGCGGCAGCATTAGGACACTTTCTTTTCAGCTGCTCCCAATTACTTCCTTGTACAAATCCTTGATCTTTGATATCAAAGCTTCTCTGTTAACGGCAAAATGTTATAAGAAGAGAGGTAAGTAGTGACGAACACGACGTATGAATAATAAACTTAGCTTCCACTAATTCGTATTTCAACGAAATGGGATTACCTGTCTGGTTTGAAGACCAAGTTATTGTAAGCAAACCACTGCAGAGGAAGACAGATccaagaaaattaaagaagaataaAGTGAATTTGAGTTCAAAAAATTTGGTGGTTGATTGCATAGTTCAAAGCTTTACCAGATTAAAAGaaaggatttaacttatatacactaaCTAACAGTTTAAGACCTTTATTTACCTATCATGTAATTATCAGTTATAATAGGGTACTTGACGTAGACAATTACACTGACATTTAAATACTTGAAAATTTTTGACATTATAAGTTTATATAAGTTATAAGACCAAAAGAAAAGGCTACGAGATCTAGGAGGAACTAATTGTCGTTGATCATTCGACTATATAAAATTACATAGCATACATTATAGTGACCAAAAGTGATGAATGTTTCAACTTACACCGGTGTAACCAATTCCTACAAGCTCAAGAACACCAGGAATCAGAGGAAGCCTGTCAATTGCCTGCAACAATTAAGCACATCCTTTTGTCAAGCTTGTAATAGTTGAACTAAAATGGAAACCAAAAGGTCCTAAGTTGGCAAATAGTAAGTAGTTAGAATAAAAGAGTACCGAGATAACTCCAGTGGAGCTCCATAGTAGAAGTAGTGCAGCAACACCGAGTGAGCTGACTGCGTACTTATCGTCAAGTTTGTCCCACTGAAAGAAGAAATTTGGTTGGTATCAAGAATCAGGCGGAGCAAGTCAAGAACCAAGTGAAGTGAAAAAGCTATTAATATATCAGTAGGTCCTTACAGCTTCTTGAATTTTTTGGAGAAGCTCAGATGGTAACTCAGTGGTTGCCATATCAGCTGATGATGCCTCTGTAGTAGTTGCAACCTCTCCAGTAGACGTTGCCATTGCGACTACATTCCTTGCAATCTTACGACCTGCATCACAGCGCATCCGAGGCAAGAAATTACAATGGCACCAATAACTTTTTAGTATGAAGTATAGTGTGCATTACTTCTTCCGTTctaatttatatacttttttgCTAAATGTATGACCAATTAtgacattttttcctttttagtctgttacAAAAAGAATGACACTTTTTTATATTTCgaatcaatttaactttaaacttctcattttaccCTAAACGACATGTTCTTATAGCAACATAAATGTCATGTAATATTTAGGACAATGAGTTATAACGGTACTTTTGATATGTGCTATACGTCTTCTTTAATTCATCAAACTCTGTGCTCAGTCAAACATgactatatataaaaataaatggaGTATCTTTTTACCATCATTGTACGATATAACATAAATTCACGTGCGTGAACTTGCTCACATTGCTAGTCCCACAGATAAGGAGGAGTGGTGCGGTGAGTTAACAGACTAGTAAAACTAGTCAATTTCGACAATATAAAACACGATGAAACGTGCTGACCTAGACACACAACACATCTTCAATGGAACGACATGAACAATGATGATTTCATATTGCCAACCTTAATTTGTTTGCGAGTAAGTAATTATTTTGTTGTTGTGTAATGTATGATACAAATTACCATTTTTACACTATGTGTTCGATCAAATGCCgaaggtctatcgaaaacagcctctctgtcTGCTTCAGGTAAGGCGGCGTACACCCTACCcttcccaaaccccacttgtggaaatACACTGGGtacattattgttgttgttgtgttcgatCAAATATAATGGCAAGGGGAACAGAGAGGCAATTCAAGACTTGAAAAAACAAGATAAAAGGGGAAAGAAATTAGTGGGCATCCAAGAAAAGAGTCACTTACAGTAGGCAGTGGTTCTGGCAGCACGGCTTTGGACGGCAGGTGGGGGAGGGAGGGTCGGTAGGGTGACACATTGGGAGGACGCAGCAGCAGCTGACTGACGAGTTGTCTTGCCGTCGACCAAAGTCGATGAAGAGGAAAGAGTAAGTGAAGGGGAGGTAGTTGAGGCCATTGCTTTGAACTCCCCTTTCAAGTTCCTAAGTTTAGTTCTTGTTGAAAAAAAACTAAGTTAGATTGCTTTTCTTGATAACCAAATAAATGGCCAAGATTAAAATTTtagaattttaaagaagaaaatatttattgAATTATTCTGTTGATGGTTTTTTCTCAATCTGGGATATTTTTTCTGATTGTCAATCGTGAAATTTAAGATTTCTTGGACCTCTCAAAAGTAATAAGAACCACCCATTTCAGGGATGAACCCTTATCATCATCTGCCATTCTGCCTTTCTCATCATCCATCTGGACAGTAACTAGTCGCTGACATGGCTCTCTGGATAGGGCTTTTATGGTGCTCTTTCATTGGACATTTGGTCTTTGTTAAATCGCTCCTATGCCTTAATCTAGTGCTTCTTTTTTGTTACTATATGGTATTCATATGGCACTCATCACCAAGGGCGGCCGTAACATAAAGCAAGTAACGCAATTACGCCCCACATTTATTGGGTCCTAATTTTTGTTATACTTAATAGATTATGTATAAGTTTTTAAAAAGGTTACGTGAagtgaaaaaaattaatttctttctttaacaagtatagagaagaaggatttacaactgctatgatttctgccacgaaaattgcacttgaaatgaatatcgaacccgaatttcgtaagaaacgtATGATATATAAAAAGTAACAATTTGATGAGAATGTtgataataaaatctcaaaatctttcgaataaGTCTTTTGGAGTTGATTGCTTTATATATAGTAGACAAGGCtatttttttcacttcaaaatagatttgatcaattcgaagcatatgaaaatacttttgattttctatttaacggtaaaaattaagatcactagatcgtgaaaatttgaaaaaatattaccttaatcttgaatgttccttaaagcataataatcaattcgatattgatgatttatatttattttcagaATAAACTATTAcgaaaaatagtacaattagaagataacagtttaattgatacactcagtgaaataaaaagatttgattctttTTCCAATGCATATATTACTtatggaataatgttaataactcttGTTATCGTCGCTTCTGCGGAaagaaattttcaaaattaaaattgatgaAATCTTACCTAAGAACAACAATGTTTCAAGAAAGgttaaatggattagctatattgtcaattaagaaagacttattaggagttattgattataagaaaatcaTTAATAACTTTGTACTTAAGAACCGCTAGAAAAATAggctttcaaataaataaataaatattttttttttaaagttaaggCCCCTCATAAAGTTTGGTTTTAGGCCACAGAATTCGTTGGGCCGCCTCTGGCACTCACTTGACTAATTCAAATTTTTATTGTGTATGTAGGGTTCATTTAAGATACAATACTccctattaatatttttttatttgcagGGCTCGAAGTTGAGACGTTCGATTTAGGGTTGATGGATCTTATTCATCTCAATATCAAGTTATTATGGTGATAGCACAAAGGAGTTAATATAGTTTAGTGATATTTGTATTAATCGTGTACGCAATAAGTGTTGGTTCAATTTTCGTTATTCTTTCCCTACCGCACTACAATACTtcatccatttcaatttatgtgatacAGTCCGGATTTTAAGAGTCAAGCAAATTCTTTTTACCGTGTTCATTTTTAGACGTGTTTAAAATgctttaaattgttaattattttgTGTTATGGTACTTTTTTGTAGATGTTTTATTTgccaatattttaaaattttacggTCAAATTTAAGAAATTTGAATATAGAAAATCGAATTGCATATCGggacttttattttttaaatgctTATGCTGAGTTACGCTACGCTATAGTGAAATCTGAAAACGGTGTGTCCTGACAAATTGGAAAACCTAATTTCTTTTCCCCTCGATGAAAGTAAGAAGGCGGATATTGATAATTACTTACTCCTATTATGAAGGCAGAAATCTAAGAAGGCCATTGGTTAGGCCATCT includes the following:
- the LOC107816925 gene encoding protein CURVATURE THYLAKOID 1B, chloroplastic; translation: MASTTSPSLTLSSSSTLVDGKTTRQSAAAASSQCVTLPTLPPPPAVQSRAARTTAYCRKIARNVVAMATSTGEVATTTEASSADMATTELPSELLQKIQEAWDKLDDKYAVSSLGVAALLLLWSSTGVISAIDRLPLIPGVLELVGIGYTGWFAYNNLVFKPDREALISKIKDLYKEVIGSS